The Amycolatopsis sp. DG1A-15b genome contains the following window.
GTAGAAGGGGTGTCCCTGCAGGGTGACCGGCTCGGCGTAGACCTTCCCCTCCTGGGTGAAGGCGTCCCAGCCGCTGAGGCGCGAGCGGTCGTCGGCGACGTAGGAGTCCAGCGGCGCGAGGTCGCCGACCCGGTCGCGGATCTGGCCACCGCCGTTGAAGAGCATGACGTCCGGCCCTCTCTTGGCCTGGATCGCCGCGCCCAGCAATGTGTAGTACTGGTCGTAGGGCTGGGCCACGAACTCGACGGTGACGCCGGGGTGCTGCTTGGCGAACTCGGCCTTGGCCTTCGCCACGTAACTCGCGGCCTTCGCGTCGCCGGACTTCCAGTCCCAGACCACGAGCTTGCCGCTCGCGTCGCCGGTGGGGGCGGCCGGGCCGGCGGCGCTTCCGCAGCCCGCGGTCAACGCCAACGCCGCGACCAGGGCGGCCGAGAATAGTGTGCGCTGCTTCATCGCTGCTCACTTCTCCAGACGGTGGCCGGACGGGGAGTGGCCCGGCTCAGTGCGCAAAAACGTAACTCGTATGACGTATGACGTCAACGCCCGCGCTGTGTAAGCTTCACCTGCGTTCGGCGAAGGTCGGCGCAGTGCGACCGGAGGAACGATGACGGCATCAGACCGGCAACCCGCTGCCCCCGATTGGGTGCGCCGCCCCGCGAACCTGGCGAGCGCGGTCACCGCCGAACTCGTGGGACGCGTGGTGCGCGGGGTCCACCCGCCCGGGACGTCGCTGCCCGCCGAACCGGTGCTGTGCGAGAGCTTCGCGGTGAGCCGGACCGTGGTCCGCGAGGCGGTGAAGCTGCTGCAGGCGAAAGGCCTGGTCCAGGTCCGCCAAGGCGCGGGGACGGTGGTGAACCCGGCGTCGATGTGGAACATGCTCGACGAGCTCGTCCTGGCCGCGGTGATCGCCGAGGACGAGACCTCGGCCGTGCTGGACGACCTGGTGGTGACGCGCCGGCTGCTCGAGGCGGACATGGCGCTGGTCGCCGCCCGGACCGCCGGCCCGGACGTCGTCGCCCGGCTGGGGGAGCTGGTGGACCTGATGGACGAACTCGTCGACGATCCGGTCGCCTACCGCGAGCAGGACCTCGCGTTCCACGACACGATCATGCAGGTCTCGGGCAACCGCCTGGCCCGGGGCGTGGTGCGCGCGCTGGAGAGCCAGGTCGTCAACACTGCCCGCTACGTGGGCCCGAGCGAGCGCGCCCTGTGCGTGGCCTCGAACCAGGGGCACCGCCGCGTCTACGAACGGATCTCGGCCGGGGACGGGGACGGCGCGGCGAAGGCGATGTTCGACCACATCACCGAGGCGTGGCTCGCACGCCGCCCGGCATCCGGTGACCCCGGCCGCCGCCTCGATCGGTGACGCCACCGGCGTCCGGAAGGAGTTCCATGGTCCAGCGCTACGGCATGCTGATCCGCCTGCGCCCGGAGCGGCGCGAGGAGTACCTGCGGCTGCACGCCGCGGTCTGGCCCGGCGTCGAACGGACGCTGCGGGAAGCCAACATCCGCAACTTCACCATCTTCCGCCACGACGACCTGCTCTTCGGGTACTACGAATACGTCGGCGAAGACCACGACGCCGATCAGGCCCGCATCGCGGCGGACCCCGAAACGCAGCGCTGGTGGGCGTTGACCGACCCGTGCCAGGAATCACTTTCCCCGCGCGAAGGGGGCGCCTGGTGGACGCCCATGGACGAGGTCTGGCACCTCGCCCCGGGCGCCGCCGGGAGCTCCCCTGTGGACGGTCGAGAGCCCTGACGGCGCCGGTGGATCAGGCGTTCTGCCAGTTCGAGCACTGCCAGTTGGGCGTCTTCTGGCAGACGCGGAAGATGGTCACCGGGTTGTCGGAGGTGCCCGGGATCTTGGCGCTGCAGCCGGAGCTGCTGCCGTTGGCGTCGTCCACGCCGGAACCGCCGCCGCTGCGGGTCCGCCACTCGGTGCGGAAGCCGTAGCCGTCGCTGAAGGTGTCGCACGCGTACACCCGGGTGTGGCCGTTGGTCACGCCTCCGTAGCCGCAGCGGATCGCGCCCTGGTAGCTGCAGTTGACGATCTCGGCGTAGGCGTCGTCTGCCGACGCGGCCGGGGCCACGGCGACCGTGCCGAAGGCGGCGAGCAGCGCCGCTCCGGCCAGGGTGGGCAGTCGGTGGTTCCGCACGGTTTCCTCCTGCTGGTTTCGGTGGCGGTACGCACCGTCCACTCCGGACCTCCGCCCCGGTTGAGGGCTGGGGGCGGAGTTCACCCGATCGGCCGCATCTCGCTACCGAAGCTCGTCGAGCAGCAGGCGTGCGGCCGTCGCCGCGCCGCCGGTGCGGACCTGCGCTCCCAGCGCCTTCGCCCGTGCCGCGGTTTCCGGTGCCAGCGCCGTGTCGAACGCCGCGGTCAGTGCCTCCGACGTCGCCGTCGGGCCGTCGAGAGCCGCGCCGACCCCGTTCGCGGCCACCCGGCCGGCCCAGTACGGGTTGTCCGCCAGGCGGATCGGGACCACCACCTGGGGCACGCCCGCCCGGGCGGCCGTCTGCGTCGTGCCCGCGCCGCCGTGGTGGACGACCGCGGCCAGCTTGCCGAAGAGGCGCTGGTGGTTGACGTCGCCGATGGCGAAGCAGTCGTCCACGGCCAGCTCCGCCCAGCCGCGGGAGACGAGGACCCGGTACCCCCGGGCGCGGCTCGCCTCGACCGACCAGCGGGCGATGTCCGGTGCCGGGCCGATGCTGCCGAAGCCCACGTAGACCGGCGGCGGCCCCGCGTCCAGGAACGCCGTCAGCTCGGCCGGCAGCGGCCGCTCGTCCGGCGAAGTCCACGCACCCGTCTGGATCACTTCGAGGTCCGGGGTGGCCGGTCCCAGCACCGGGTCGGCCGCCAGCCACGGCCGAGCGGAGTAGACGTGGTCGCGCACGTTGTCCACCGGCGGCAGGCCGAGTGCGGCCCGGTGCGCGTTGAGCGGTTCGCGGAACTGCGCGTTCACCCGCTGGGCGTCCAGTTCCCACCGCGTCGCGTTGTCCGCGCCCTCGGGCTCCGGCCAGCCGGGCCGCGGGGGCGGCGCGTGGTGCGGCGACGGCAGGTTGACCGCCGCGTAGGTCGCGTAGACGTAGCGGATGCCCGCGGCTTCGGCCACGGACCGCGCGGCGACCTGCGCCAGGCCGGCCGCCACCAGCGCGCCGCAGCCGTCGGCCGCCGCGGGCAAGACGTCGAACTGCGTTTCGAGCAGCTCGGCCCGGTACCGGGTCAGTTCCGCCGGCGTCGGGGGAGCTGTCGCGCGCATCAACGCCCGCACCGGTGGCCCGACCGGCACCGGCTCGATCCCGAGACCGGCCAGCCGGTCGGTGAACTCCTCGTCCGGCGGGGTGCACATCCGCACGTCGGCGCCGAGCGCCCGCAGCTGGACCGCGAGGGCGACGAGCGGTTCGACGTCGCCACGCGTCCCGTACGTCGACAGCAGTACCCGCGTCACCGCGATGCCCCGGCGTAGAAGCCGACCGGCATCGTGACGTCGGCACTCGACGCCCCGCACTCCAGCATCCACAGTGCCGCGGCCGGGCCCAGCTCCCGGCCCAGCACCCCGAGCGCGGCCGGGTCCGGCGCCACCGCGCGCGCCTGTTCCACGCCGCGCCCGAACGCGACCGGGTCCCAGCCGTCCGCGTCGCCGTCGCCGAGGGAGCACGCGCCGCCGGTCAGCGTCGCGACCGGCAGCGGGCCGGGCACGCCGAGCAGGCCGTGGGTGCGTTCGCCCACCAGGACGCCCATCCAGTGCGAGCTTTCCGGCGTGGGCCGGGGACCGGTCCACCGGGGCCGCCCGTCCATGTCCGGGAGCTTCGCCGGCGGGCCGGACACCGCCCAGCGGCCCGCCCACTCCACGGCCAGCCCGGGCGCGCTGCGGGTCGCGGGGTTGTGGAACCTGGCCATGTCCCACCGGTTGCCGACCGCGACCGCGGCCAGGTCGCGGTGCGGCCAGACCCGCGCTTCCCACCAGAAGCCCCACGGGAACGCCGCGGTGTGCCCCCACCACCAGTCCTCGCCCAGCGCCGGATCGGCGAGTTCGAGGGTCAGGCCGGAAAACGAGCGGACGCCGTGCGGGCTCGGGCGCTCGGCCCGTGGGGTCACCATGGCCGCGAGCGAGTCCGGGCCGACCAGCCCGCGCTCGCCGCGGGCGGTGCGCAGCAGGGATTGCAGCAGCCGCGCGAAGTCCGCGGCGCTGGTGTGCATCCCGACCCCCGGGTAGGCCGCCGTCCGCAGGGGCGGGCTCGGCAGGCACCAGTCGCCGAAGGCGAGGTACCCGGTGGCGCCGGCGGTGTTCCCCGTGCCGTCGTCGACGCTCGTGCTCCGCATCCCGGCCGCGGCGAACACGTCCCGCTCGACGCGGGCCCGGTACGGTTCGCCGGCCAGGTGCTCGACCACGCCGCCGAGCACCCCGACACCGAAGCTGGAGTACGAATAGGACCCCGGGGCCGTCACCAGCGGCAGTGCCCCGCCGTACTCGACGGCGCGGCCGCTCTCGTGCCGGCGGCGGACGTAATCGAGGATCGGCTCGGCCGGCGCGGCGGGCGAGACCGCGGTGACGATGTCGCTGGAATAGCCGCCCTGGTGCGCCGCCAGCATGGCGGTGGTGGCGGGCGCCGCACCGGGACCGCGCAGTCCGGCGGGCAGCACCTGGTCGACCGGGGTGTCCAGCCCGGCCATGCCCGCCTCGACGAGCTGCAGGAAAGCCAGGCCGGTGACCGGTTTGGTGAGCGAGCCCGCCGGCGCGGCCATCTCGGCGGTCATCGGCGTGCGCGCCGCCAGGTCCGCGAACCCGGTCGCGGCCGTCCGCAGGTCGTCGCTCGTCGCGACCGCGACGGCGACCCCGGGCGTGCCGGTGACCGCGGCCAGCCGCGGCAGGACGGTGTCCAGCGCCGCCACCACGTCGTCGAGCATGCTCACCCCTCGGTGGTGTTGTAGTTGACGATCCGCGCCACCATGAGGGCGCGCGCCCCGGCCAGCGGGCTGTCCGCGTCCCGCCGCGCCACGTCCGGCAGCCGGTGGGCCTGGTCCTCGGTGACCGCCACCATGCCCCAGAGCGCGTTGAAGCCCGCCGGGTCGGCCGGCTTTTCCGCGGCGGCCTCGACGGTCACGAAGCCGTCCCCGCCGGCAACCGTCAGGGCGCCCATCTGCCGCAACACGCCGAAATCCCGCTCCTCGGCGGCCACCACGCTCCAGCCCGCCACGTCGCCTGCCGCAGCGCGGAAAGCAGGCTGTCGACGCCGCTGACGACGATGTCGGGCAGGACGAGCGCCACCGGTCCCCGCGTCAGCGGCAGGGCGCACCGGATCGCGCCGTCGAGCCCCGGCTCGGCCACGTCGTCCTGGTAGACGAAGACCAGCTGGAAGGTCCCGGCGTAGCGCGCCAGGTACTTCACCGTGTCCAGCTTGTGCGGGCCGATCACGACGACCACGCGCACGCTGAGCCCGCTCTTCACCAGTTCCACCACGGCTTCGAGGCTGCGGTCCAGCACGGTGACCCCGGGAGCCAGGCAGTGCAGTTCCTTCGCGTACGGCGCTCCGAACCGCGTGCCCAGCCCGGCGCAGGGCAGGATGACCGAAACATCAGGGGTGTTCACCGCAGCCGCACCGCCAACGCGACCCGGTGCCGGGCGCGCGGCAGCGGCACCCACGCCGCCTCACCCGTCGGCGCCACCTCCGGGAAGCGCTCGAACAAGCTCCGCAGCGCGACCTCCGCCTCCAGCTTCGCCAGCGCGACCCCGAGGCAGAAGTGCGGCCCCCAGCCGAATCCCACGCTGCCTTCCCGGCCGCCGTGCTCGGCCTGCCGGCGGATGTCCGCCTGGTGCGGGCAGGCGAACTGCCGCGGGTCGCGGTTGGCCACGCCGAGCACCGCCTGCACCGCGTCGCCCGCGCGAATGGGCACGCCACCGACCACCAGGTCGGTGGCCGCGTACCGCAAGCGGGCCAGCTGGACCGGGCCGTCCGTGCGGACCAGCTCGCGCACCGCCGCCGGCCACAGCTCGGGCTCGCGGCGCAGCAGCTCCCGCTGCGCCGGGTCGCGCATCAGCGCCAGCGCCGCGTTGGCCAGCATGTTCGCCATCGTCTCGTGGCCGGCCAGCACCAGGAACACGATCAGGGCCACGACGTCGACGTCGGTCAAGTCGTCCTGGGCGACGACCTCGCTGAGCAGGTCGTCCCGCGGCTCGGCCCGGCGGCGGTCCACCAGAGCGTGGCAGTAGGCGAACATCTCACCCAGCGTCGGCGTGATCCGCGCCGGGTCGCCGTCGACCAGGACCTTGCCCCAGCGGTACCAGTCCGCCCGGTCCGCTTCGGGCACCCCGACCAGTTCGCACACCACCGCCATCGCCAGCGGGTAGGCGTACTCGTCCAGGAGGTTCGCCGTGCCGCCCAGGCCGTCGAGCAGCTCGTCGACGATCTGCTGCACCCGCGGGCGCAACGCGGCGACCCGCGACGCGCCGAACGCGTGGCTGATGCTGCGACGCAGGCGCGTGTGCTCGGCGCCGTCGAGGCTCAGCAGGCTCGCCCGCAGGTAGGGCAGGTGCTCCCGGGGGGTGCCCAGCGCGAGGAACGCCTCCTCCTGCGTCTGCGCGCCCTGACCCGGCAGGCCGGCCGGGTCGTTGCGCACGGCCGGATCCGCCAGCACGGCGCGCACCTCGGCGCTGCCGGTGACCAGCCAGCCTTCCACGCCGTTCGGCAGCCGGGCGCGGCAGACCGGCGACGCGGCGAGGATGCGGTCGTAGCCGCGCATCGGGTCGTCGAGGACGGCCGGATCGCGGACGTCCACCACGGGTTCGGACGACATGGGACAGCGCTCCTCGGGGAAGACGGGGTCAGCCTTTGAGCGGGCCGCCGTTGATCGCGACGCGGTGACCGAAGCGGGTGTGCGGGTAGTAGTCGTACGTCGCGTGGTGCTGGACGCAGCGGTTGTCCCAGAACACCAGCGTGTCCGGCTCCCAGCGCACGCGGCACGCGAGCATCGGCCGGTTCGGCACGACCGAGAACAGCAGGTCGAGCACCGCTTGGCTCTCGTCGGCCGACAGCTGCGGGATGCGCGAGGTGTAGGCCGGGTTGACGAACAGCAGGGGCCGGTCGGTCTCGGGGTGCCGCACCACCACCGGGTGCTCGCTCACCGGCGGCTCGTACCCTTCGGGGATCTTGTGGCCGCGGAAGGCGTGCGCGCCGTCGTGGATCGCGGTGAGCCCGGTCAGCAGCTCCTTGAGCTTCGGCGACAGCATGTCGTACGCCAGGTGCATGTTCGCGAAGAGCGTGTCGCCGCCGCTGCCCGGCTCGGGCACCCGCGTGATGTGGAGCATCGAGCCCAGTGACGGCTCGGCGTCGGCGGTGCCGTCGGCGTGCCAGCCGTTGCCGAAGACGTTGGCCGACTCCGGCGCGGTCGCGACCTCGAGGATGTACGGGTCGCCGTGCTCGGGCGGCGGGTTGACCGGGCGCAGCTCGCCGAAGCTCGCGGCCAGGCGCTTGTGGTCCTCCACCGAGATGTCCTGGTCGCGGAACACCAGCACGTGGTGGTCCAGGAATGCCGTCTTCAGCTCGGTGAGCTGCTCTTCGGTCAGTTCCCGCGTCAGGTCGAGGCCGGAGACCTCGGCGCCGAGCACCGGGGTCAGGCCCCGCACCGCCAGGGTCCGGTAGTCGCGCGCCGGCCGCGTCGTGATCCGCTTGACGGCGTCGAGTTCGTACTGCTCCATGGTTTCCTTTCCTCCGGTGGGTCTCACCGTTCGATGGCGGCGGCCACTTCGGTGACGTGCGGGGCGCGCACGATGCCGTAGTGGGTGGCCGGCAGCTCGTGCCAGCCGCTCGGCTCGGGCAGCAGGGCGCGCCAGCCGTCGCGGCCGGCCACCGGCAGGCCGGGCTCGGGTTCGGTGGCGAGCCAGACGTGGCTGGGTGTCACGGCCAGCCGGGGCAGCTCGTGCCCGGCCATGCTGCGCAGGTTGGCCCGGCACGCCCGGGCCAGCCGCCGGGCGTGCTCGCCCGCGGTGCCGCCGGAGGCGCCCAGCTCGCGCTCGAAGACCGTCTCCAGCTGCGCGTCGCTGTAGTCGGCGGCGCTCGCGCCGGGCGGCGGCGGGTCGATCAGGTGCAGCGCCCGCACCGGCTGCCCGGCCGCCTCGGCTTCGGCGGCCATACCGGCCGCGACCCAGGCGCCGAACGACCACCCGGCCAGCTGCCAGGTGCGGCCGGGGAACTGCGCGCGCAGCGCCGCGTGGTACCGGCGGGCCCGGTCGGCGACCGGCCAGCCGGGCGGTTCCGGCCGGCCGAGCGCCGGGTCGGCGATCACGCAGACGCCGAGCCCGGGCGGGAGGGCTTCGACGAGCGCGCGGTAGGCGTGCACGTCCCCGCCGACGGGGTGCACGAGGCAGACGGCTTGTTCGCCGCTGCCTTCGCGCCAGACCTGCACGACCACTTCGCCGGCGTCGGCAGCTTGGGCGAGCTTCGCCAGCAACGCCGACATCGTGACCTCCGGGCCGAGCCAGGCGAGGTCGAGGTCGACGCCGTACAGGCGTTTCACCGAGTCGACGACGTCCAGCAACGTGAGGGAGTCGGCGCCGAGGTCGTACAGCGGGACGTCCGGATCGAGTTCGGCGACGCCCAGGAGGGCGCGTACTTCCTCGGTCAGGTCCGCCGCGGCCGGTTTCGCCGCCGGCGTGGTGTCGCGTTCGTGGAAGGTCCGGGCGGCGTCGAGGCCGGTCGTCGCGACCAGGACGTGCGGAAGACCCGTCGCCAGCGCGCGGGCGAAGGTGCGCCGGCCCTCGGCGTCGCTCAGGCCGACGGCCAGGTGGGCCTGGTGCCGGGGATCGGTTTCCAGTGCCGTGACGGCCATCCCGCTGTCGCGCCAGACGTCCCAGCCGATGGCGAGCCGGGCGGTCGGGCCGTCGCGGTGGGCGAGCGCGTCGAGGAACCCGTTGGCCGCGGCGTAGTCGAGCTGGCCGGTGCCGCCGAACTGCGCGGACAGCGACGAGCAGGAGACGGCGAACTCCGGCCGGTCGCGTTCGATGAGCCGTTCCACGAGGAGAGCGCCGGCGAGTTTTCCGGTCGCCGTGCTTTCGCCGCGGGTGGCGATCAGACCGCCGGCCGGTGTCCCGGCCGCGTGCACGATCCCGGCGAGGGGAGCGGGGATCGCGTCGGTGGTGACGGTGGTGAGGTCGGCGGCGAGCAGGTCGACGCGGTCCGCCCACGGTTTGAGGGCCTCGGGCAGGAAGGGGTGGCGCGCGAGCAGGATGACGCGGCCGCCGGTGCGGGCCAGCAGCTCCTCGGCGATCGCGGTGCCGATGCCGCCGGTGCCGCCCAGGACCAGGTACGTGCCGTCGTGGAGCCCGACCTCGGTGGCGGCGACGGGCGCGCTGTCCTGCGTCCACCAGAAGCCGTTGCGGAGGGCGACCCGCGCCGGCGGGGTGGGGCCGGTGAGCAGGTCGGCGGTTCGGTCCAGATCGGGCCTTTCGAGGTCGACCCAGTGGCCGGGGATGCCGCTTTCCTGCGGGCCGACGGCGGTGATCCCGGCCAGCAGCCCGGCTTCCGGGCGCGTGACGGCGCCGTTCGCGGGCGCGGCACCGGCGGAGAGCCACCACGTCCTGAGTGGACGGTCGTGGGCGGCCCGCAGGAGAGCGGCGGGCGTGTCGAGGCAGGCCCGGCGCGCCCGGTCCAGTGACTGTTCGCCGACGGGGCCGGTGATGCCGAGGGGGAGGGTGTGCAGCCAGTCGATTTCGGTGGCCGGTAACGCATCCAGCACCTGGCGGAGGTGGGTCGTGTCGGCCGGGTCGGCTTCGAAGGTGTCGGGCCCGAGGCGGGCGAAGCGGTCGGCGACGTGGACCCGCACGACGCGCGGATAGGCGCTGTCGAGGGCGGGGGCGGTGAGCGGGCCTTCGCCGCAGATGACGAGGACGCGATCAGTGGGGGTGGCGGTGGCCGCGCGGCGCAGGCGGACCCAGGTGGGCTGGTGCAGCCACTCGGCTTCGGGCAGCCGTCCGACGGCGGCCCGGCGCGGGAAGTCGAAGTCGCGCGCGGCGAAGGCGGGCGGCGGGAAGTCCCACGGCGCTGGGGCGGGGGCCTGGCCCCAGTCGACGGGAGCGCCGCCCGGCCAAGCGGCAGCCGGTTCGGCGGCACTTTCCCATGACCGTGCCGGGTCGGGAGCCGCTTCTTGCCGTGCAGGTGCCGGGTCGGGAACGGCTTTTTGCCGTGCGGGTGCCGGGTCTGGAGCGGCTTCTTGCCGTGCAGGTGCCGGGTCGGGAACGGCGCTTTCCCGTACGGGTGCCGCGCTGGGCACCTCTTGCGGCTCGGCGGTGCGGAGCCACTCGACCGCCGCGGCGGCGTCCGCGCAGGCCGCCGCCATGCGCCAGCGCCCCTCCGGGCGGCCGGTCTGCAGGTGCCGAAGTACGTCCAGATAGGACTCCGGGTGGGCCGCCAGGTAGTCCGCCACCCGAGCCGCATCGAGGCGCGCCGCCGCCGCGCTGCGAGCCGAAAGCACCAGGCACCGCACCGGATCCGGGCGCGAGGGCGGCACCGGGCGGACCGACTCCAGCACCACGTGCGCGTTCGTTCCGCCGATGCCGAAGCTGCTCACCCCCGCCACGCGCGGGCCCGCCGGCCACGGCTCCGCCCGGGTCGGCACCCGGAACGGCCCCAGGTCCACCGCCGGGTTGGGCGCGCGGAAGTCCGCCGTCGGCGGGAGGACGCCGTGGTGCACCGCCAGGACCGCGCGGATCAGGCTCACCACCCCCGCCGCCGCGCCCAGGTGGCCGACCTGGCTCTTCACCGAGGACAACGCACACGCCGCCGCCTCGGGCATCGCCTCGCGCAGGGCCGCCACCTCGATCGGGTCGCCGAGGCGGGTCCCGGTCCCGTGCGCCTCGACGTAGCCGACGTCCGCGCCGGAGCGGCCGGCCCGCCGGAGAGCGGCCCGGATCGCCGAGCGTTGCCCGGCCGGGGACGGTGCGCTGTAGCCCTGCTTCACCGCGCCGTCGTTGGTCAGGGCGGACCCCGTGAGCACCGCATACACCGTGTCGCCGGCCCGCCGGGCCGCCGAAAGCGGCTTCAGCACCACCACGCCGACGCCGCTGCCGCCCACCGTGCCGTCCGCGTCGTCGCTGAACGGGCGGCAGTGCCCGTCCGCCGAGAAGATGTGCTGCGGCCGGTACCGGTACCCCTCGGCCAGGGTGACGTCGACGAGCACGCCGCCCGCCAGCATCACGTCGGCCTCGCCGCCGCGCAGCATCCCCGCCGCCTGGTGGACCGCGACCAGTGAACTCGAGCACGCGGTCTGGGTCGTCAACGCGGGCCCGGTCAGGTCGAGGTGGTAGGCGACCTTCGTGGCGAGGAAGTCCTTCTCGTGGTGCAGGGCCAGCTGGAAGCCGTCGGGCAGGGCCGCCGGGTCGGCCTCGCGCAGCATCTGCCGGAAGTAGGTGTTCTCCCCGCAGCCCGCGACCAGCCCGACGCCGGCACCCGAAGTGATCCCGGCGTGCGCCAAGGCTTCCACGCAGGCCATCAGCAGCTGCCGCTGCTGGGGGTCCATCAGCGCCGCGTCGCGGTGACTGATCCCGAAGTGCTCCGGGTCGAACGCCAGCGGGTCGGCCAGGATGCTGCGCGCGCCGACCAGGCCGTCCGCCGCCGGGAACTCCTCGATGCCCCGGCGACCCGAAACGACCAGGTCCCAGAAGGCGGCCAGGTCCCGCGCGCCGGGCACCCGCACCGCCATGCCGACGACCGCCACCGGCTCATCGGCGGAACCGGGGCCCGCGGCCCGGGCCGGCGCCGGGCCGCTCTCGAGGTGCCGCGTCAGGTCCCGGAGGGTGACGTGCTCGAAGAGGTCCGCCACGGTGAACCGGTACCCGGCTTCGGCGCAGCGCAGGTGGAACCGCATCAGCGACAGCGAACTGGCGCCGGCGGCGAAGAACGTCTCGTCGGGACCGATCGGCGCGCCGGTCACCTCCTCGAACAGCGCCGCCAGCTCACTCGACGGCCGGACGGCCGTCCGGTGGAGATCCGTCCCCGGCGTCCGGGGAGCGGCGTCCCGGTCGAGCTTCCCGCTCGGCGTGCGCGGCAGGGCGTCGACGACGCGGAAGCGGTCCACCCGCGCGTGCGGCGGCAGCAGCGGCACGAGGAAATCGGCCAGCTGCGCGGCGGAAGGCGTCCGGCGGCACTCCAGGAACGCCGTCAGCCGGTCGCCCTCGGCCGCGACGACCGCGTTGACGACGTCCGGGTGCCGCAGCAGCGCCGCCTCGACCTGCCCGAGTTCGAGGCGGTGGCCGCTGAGCTTGACCTGCCGGTCGGCCCGGCCGTCGAAGTGCAGCAGCCCGGCACGGTCGAAGTGCGCGAGGTCGCCGCTGCGGTAGTACAGCTCCGGCAGCTCGGCGAACTTCTCCGGAGCCGCTTCGCCGAGGTAGCAGCGGTTCGCCGCGAGACCGCCGATGAGCAGCTCACCCACCTGTCCCGGCGGCAGCGGCGCGCCCGCGGCGTCGGCGACCCGCAGGACCGCGTTCGCCACCGGGCGGCCGATGGCGGGCCGGTCGGGCCACGCCGCGGGATCGCCGTCCAGGGTCAGCGCGCTGACGACGTGGGTTTCGGTCGGGCCGTAGTGGTTGTGCAGGCGTGCGCCGGGCAGCCCGGCGAACCAGCGGCGGATCGCCGGCGTGCACACCAGCTGCTCCCCGGCGGTGATCACGTCCCGCAGCCGCGCCGGGTACCGCCCGAGCCGGACGCCGTGCTCGGCGAGCAGCTGCAAGGCCACGTACGGCAGGAAGATCCGTTCGATCCCGGCCGTCTCCAGCTGCGCCAGCAGCGCCGGGACGTCGTGCCGCCACTCCGGGCGGATCAGGTGCAGCCGGCCGCCGCC
Protein-coding sequences here:
- a CDS encoding non-ribosomal peptide synthetase, which encodes MTSIARRVHDRALRHPDALAVSDGDRRLTYAELNAGAATVAEALSHRGIRPGDAVAVGLPRSAELIQVMLGVLRLGGQVVPLDRQSPPARRDVILADAGAAAVVSDELPGIAPAELLAGSAEAGVPAEPARASFLFATSGTTGRPKGVEVRDAGVLRLAEPGWLDIGTRFACLANPAFDALSFEVWVPLLTGGTCVVLDDETVRDPQAFADALVRERIDTMFVTATLFNAVAETVPGSFATVRRVVIGGEQLNAPLIRRWYRANPDAPTRLQNGYGPTETTTFALSYAIPRGFDGDVVPIGRPLPGTGAVAVTPDERVATEGEVAELYLSGAGVALGYRGLPAETGRRFVRLPWFDEGRARFYRTGDLVRVLPGGRYAYVGRTDRQVKVRGFRVEPGELEQRLLAHPEIRQVHVAVRRATTAELLAFVVAGDLSFEAYEAHLAETVPAYMRPHHVFRLGALPRNANGKVDEAALLAGGFSSWRPDTGGDATAWEREVLAVVTEILGVPDLRPGDRWLRSGGDSLKALRLRFAIRERWGADLAPSVVQRGTFADLAAAISGAGRAVYPEPAPPAGAATAPATGEQQRLWLVQHRDPASTAYHVPLAFRITGAPDIEALRRDVRSLVERHPALRTAFEATPDGLRQVTKPAYDPWTEPGEDFFTAPFDLASGRLLRAAWRPDGTFLLCLHHIAVDGWSLNILLRELSGAAPRPEAHTPLDFAAWQSSWYASPGYRAQLTERSDDAEPLGGASLAGRLHTTRIGRERVDEWAGELGLTRFQLLLGVFAWSLYAVTGRTRPRIAAPVANRPVREFEDSVGMFANTVRVPLSVDPHEDLDTQLRRLGEAAGAALDDQDVAFADLAPAYAAFDYLFVLENTDFGALRLPGCSVSPQWIEAAEAKCALTLSVVERADGFDCLWEYGEGHFTEAEATALGEVFDRALHGDARTPDRRDHGRGAATGLTWETVAEGFARQVARTPGTPALTGDTTLTYAELDAHAARLAATLPADATDIALYFRPSAEHVVALLALARLNITAVPLDPAYPPDLLRAMLDRVRPRCVLLAPGETFETDVERRFVTLTGGPVPDVPVRHAGRPLYTLFTSGSTGVPKGVRVPDRTLANLLQWQDAPPAATQQFSMLSFDVSFQEIFTTLCGGGRLHLIRPEWRHDVPALLAQLETAGIERIFLPYVALQLLAEHGVRLGRYPARLRDVITAGEQLVCTPAIRRWFAGLPGARLHNHYGPTETHVVSALTLDGDPAAWPDRPAIGRPVANAVLRVADAAGAPLPPGQVGELLIGGLAANRCYLGEAAPEKFAELPELYYRSGDLAHFDRAGLLHFDGRADRQVKLSGHRLELGQVEAALLRHPDVVNAVVAAEGDRLTAFLECRRTPSAAQLADFLVPLLPPHARVDRFRVVDALPRTPSGKLDRDAAPRTPGTDLHRTAVRPSSELAALFEEVTGAPIGPDETFFAAGASSLSLMRFHLRCAEAGYRFTVADLFEHVTLRDLTRHLESGPAPARAAGPGSADEPVAVVGMAVRVPGARDLAAFWDLVVSGRRGIEEFPAADGLVGARSILADPLAFDPEHFGISHRDAALMDPQQRQLLMACVEALAHAGITSGAGVGLVAGCGENTYFRQMLREADPAALPDGFQLALHHEKDFLATKVAYHLDLTGPALTTQTACSSSLVAVHQAAGMLRGGEADVMLAGGVLVDVTLAEGYRYRPQHIFSADGHCRPFSDDADGTVGGSGVGVVVLKPLSAARRAGDTVYAVLTGSALTNDGAVKQGYSAPSPAGQRSAIRAALRRAGRSGADVGYVEAHGTGTRLGDPIEVAALREAMPEAAACALSSVKSQVGHLGAAAGVVSLIRAVLAVHHGVLPPTADFRAPNPAVDLGPFRVPTRAEPWPAGPRVAGVSSFGIGGTNAHVVLESVRPVPPSRPDPVRCLVLSARSAAAARLDAARVADYLAAHPESYLDVLRHLQTGRPEGRWRMAAACADAAAAVEWLRTAEPQEVPSAAPVRESAVPDPAPARQEAAPDPAPARQKAVPDPAPARQEAAPDPARSWESAAEPAAAWPGGAPVDWGQAPAPAPWDFPPPAFAARDFDFPRRAAVGRLPEAEWLHQPTWVRLRRAATATPTDRVLVICGEGPLTAPALDSAYPRVVRVHVADRFARLGPDTFEADPADTTHLRQVLDALPATEIDWLHTLPLGITGPVGEQSLDRARRACLDTPAALLRAAHDRPLRTWWLSAGAAPANGAVTRPEAGLLAGITAVGPQESGIPGHWVDLERPDLDRTADLLTGPTPPARVALRNGFWWTQDSAPVAATEVGLHDGTYLVLGGTGGIGTAIAEELLARTGGRVILLARHPFLPEALKPWADRVDLLAADLTTVTTDAIPAPLAGIVHAAGTPAGGLIATRGESTATGKLAGALLVERLIERDRPEFAVSCSSLSAQFGGTGQLDYAAANGFLDALAHRDGPTARLAIGWDVWRDSGMAVTALETDPRHQAHLAVGLSDAEGRRTFARALATGLPHVLVATTGLDAARTFHERDTTPAAKPAAADLTEEVRALLGVAELDPDVPLYDLGADSLTLLDVVDSVKRLYGVDLDLAWLGPEVTMSALLAKLAQAADAGEVVVQVWREGSGEQAVCLVHPVGGDVHAYRALVEALPPGLGVCVIADPALGRPEPPGWPVADRARRYHAALRAQFPGRTWQLAGWSFGAWVAAGMAAEAEAAGQPVRALHLIDPPPPGASAADYSDAQLETVFERELGASGGTAGEHARRLARACRANLRSMAGHELPRLAVTPSHVWLATEPEPGLPVAGRDGWRALLPEPSGWHELPATHYGIVRAPHVTEVAAAIER